Below is a window of Halomicrobium mukohataei DSM 12286 DNA.
CAGGGCGGGCGGCTCGACGGCGACGGCGTCCGGTCCCAGCGCCGCCGCGGCGGCGATCTGTTCTGGGTTGTTGGCACAGACGATCGTCTCCAGGTCCGCGCGGTCGGCGGCGTCCAGCGAGCCGTCGATGTCGGCCAGCTTCAGTCGGTTCTCGGAGTGGTTCAACAGCGTCCCGGTCGCACCGGCGTCGACCGCGGCCTCCGCGAGCGTGGAGCCGGTGTGGCTGCCGTGCTCGACGGGACTGACGTGCTGGGCCCACGTCTCGACACCGGTCTCGGCGACGGCGTCGAGGTGGGCCGCCTGAGGCGCGACGGCGACGCGAACGCCGGTCTCGTCGCTCACGTCGGCGGCGGCGGTCGCGACTTCGATCGGATCACACGGGTACGCTTTGAGGTTCACCAGAACGAACATACAGAGCCCACCGGACGCCGGGATCATATGCGTTGCGTGACGCCCTCGGCTCGCGCTCGCCGGTCCCAGTATCGTTAATACGAACAAGCGGGTACCCACTGCTACGAGCGTGAGTGATCTGGTGCCAGACGAACCGACGGTGTTGGTCGTGGAAGACGAGCCCCAGCTGGCGGATCTCTACGCGGAGTACATCGACGACTCGTACACGGTCCTGACGGCCTACAGCGGCGAGGCGGCGATCGAAACGCTTCACGAGGCCATCGACGTGGTGTTGCTCGACCGCCGGATGCCGGTCTGCTCGGGAAACGAGGTGCTCGCCGCCATTGAGGACCATCCACTGGACTGTCGGGTCGCGATGGTGACTGCCGTCGACCCCGACTTCGACATCATCGAGCTCGGCGTCGACGACTACCTCGTCAAGCCCGTCAGCCAGGACGAGATCCGGGAGGTCGTCGATCGACTGTTCAAGATCTCGGAGTACAACGATCAGCTCACGGAGCTCACCGGAAAGAAGCTCAAGCGCAACGTCCTCCAGGTCGAGAAGCCACCGCGCGAACTCGAAGCCAGCGACCGGTTCCAGCAGCTCGAAGCCGAGATCAGAGAACTCGAAGCGACGGTCGAGACGATCGCAGACGACCTCGACGTCGAGGAGCGCGACCTCCGACTCTAGTCCTTCCGCTTGACCACGTCGCCCAGCGTGTACTCGCCACTCGACGAGCCGCCGCTCCACTCCTCGTCGGCGTCGGTACTGCCGGCACTCA
It encodes the following:
- the tpiA gene encoding triose-phosphate isomerase; amino-acid sequence: MFVLVNLKAYPCDPIEVATAAADVSDETGVRVAVAPQAAHLDAVAETGVETWAQHVSPVEHGSHTGSTLAEAAVDAGATGTLLNHSENRLKLADIDGSLDAADRADLETIVCANNPEQIAAAAALGPDAVAVEPPALIGTGTPVSKADPEIVTDAVSAAASVDESVDVLCGAGISTGEDVVSAGELGASGVLLASGVAKADDPRAALEDLVAPLE
- a CDS encoding response regulator transcription factor encodes the protein MSDLVPDEPTVLVVEDEPQLADLYAEYIDDSYTVLTAYSGEAAIETLHEAIDVVLLDRRMPVCSGNEVLAAIEDHPLDCRVAMVTAVDPDFDIIELGVDDYLVKPVSQDEIREVVDRLFKISEYNDQLTELTGKKLKRNVLQVEKPPRELEASDRFQQLEAEIRELEATVETIADDLDVEERDLRL